GAGGAGATTTTTCTGGTGGAGAGCTAACAGGAACCGGAGCCGGTGGGGAGCTAACTGGAGTCACGGCTGGAGGTGGTGTAGCCAATGGCGTCGCCACTGGAGTTGGAACAGTCTGTTTCGGTGAAGATGCTACTGGTGTTACCGCCGGTGGTGATGATACGGGTGCTGGCGTTGTAGGTTTTGCAGGTGCTTTAGCAGGTGCAGCTAATGGTACGGAAGGAGTTGTTGGAGTCGCCGGAGTTGATGTCGGCGTCGCAGCCGGTGCTTGGCCACCGACACCGGCCACAAGGACGCAAATCAGTGTCCAACCAAGGATGCCATTCCGATCCATTTTTTGAAAGAGACAGACTGCGAGAATCGAGAAGGAGTGTGTTTTTGTCGGAGTATATCAATAGAAGCGAAGACCTTATATATAGGGACCATAAGTAAAACGCGACGGACATGATTAGGTGGATCTGAATCGTTGATTATAAAAGGGGCCCGCTATTAATAGCCTTTagataaacatatcaaaataggGCAAACTATTAGGCgtttatgaaaattattttttaaactttgtcatatttaatgaattttagaaaagttaattaatgaaaagtgatttcaaatcaatttaaataataagcaTTTTtgctaagaaatttttttttcttgttcctaGCAAAGAAAtacactttcttttttctcttttttattcacTTACTAACGTTAAACATCAACAACTACATCTTTCTAGTAAAACTAACTCTCTTCATGGTCAAATTAAACTACACataattattcttttagtatatttcttctttttttagtttttttattttctcattttcaacTTTATGGATCcattttattaacatgttttctttgttatgggtttattatttattacaataaaatttGCTACATTAATCTTATGcgttaatcattttattttattttttgctataaGGTTGCATTTTCCATTCAAATTTAGATGGCTAGAGGCCTTTGAGTAGTTTATTCTGAAACcgtaataattttgattttaataagtGAAGAAAATATCATTTACCTACCTAGTTACTTGATATGTTGTATACACTCACATCTTTATATTGTTTCTTGATAACTTAAAGGATTATGGAATCATATTTTAAGAATCGGTGATTTTTTGAGATTCTACAATTCTAGAAATTTCAAACCTTATAGATTTGGAAATTACTtgcttgtttttcaaaaaaaaaaaatcatttgcttATTACGGATAATAAGTCTATTCATATAGCATGTATAAGAGTAGTTGTATATGTTCTAGTTGTAAGGACGTTTATTATTAAACAAGaaagatataaaatttatataccaAAAAACCACATGCAAATGTAACTGATCAAAGAAATTCTATAGATAGCATTTTGAATTGAAATGGTAGACATTGTATTTAACAGATTCATATgaaaccaattttattttatcatttatgcgACCTCCTCACAAGTCATAATCAATTACAATCAACATAAAATGTATCTATAAGGGAGCAAGTAATTCTATTCTTACAAATTAGAGGTCAAAAtccaagattttattttattaatggtcTATACTATTGGTATGTTGAAACTATGCATCTTTAATTTAGAATTGTATTAAAGACAAttcttaagttatacaaacatctTATTAAAGACTTAAATGATATGGTTCCTTCATAGATAATTAATAGTCAAAGATTAAATCCTTATTTCAAAGTATGAGAAcaatactaatatttttatacattaaataattacatcaagaagaaaaagttTATCATTTTTGGAGAAATTAATGGAACCCATGTTCTTACAAATATTCCTGTTGAAATTCAATGAAAGTGTCAAGGGCAAAACAAGGGAACAACCTAAAATATTTTAGCAGctataacttttaatttgaaatttacatATGTTTTAGCTGAATAGAAAGGAAGTGAAAAAAGAATAGCAAAACACAACAAAACCCCAAAAACTATGTTCTTGACGTATTTGTATCATTTATAAcgtattttctaaataatttaaagctaaaaaaatatttttgatgcgtccaatttttaacatgtttattAAGTCGAcgttaatgttgtttttttctcaaaaatcaaaaaagaaaaaagaaaaaaatatgtttattattttagtgATCTAATTATAATTGTGGAATGGATATgaccaattttaaaattagaaaccTTCTCACCAAGcaatctaaattttaatcaaatagtCCATACTCAATATTCTTAATCCAAGGGCCCATATTTATTTGCTTTGCCTCTAAGTTATTCCTCCAAAGcaccaaaaattaaatgagtggtatagattaatttttgaaatctaATGGTTGATTTTGGTTTGCTTTGCTTTCAAGCCAAATGAATTGCAATAGAAATTAAGTGTGtgctgccaaaaaaaaaaaagggtggccataataaaagttaatataggaaaacctaaaaaaaagaaaagaaaagcaaaaaaaaaaaaaacatttcctacACTCTCTCCTCCcacaaaaatagaaagaaagaaagctaaCAAccttatttcaaattttttttttacaaaacctAGCTGCCAGCTTCAAAGCCCCCTCGATTACCCGACCCCAACATCATCCACTACACTATCCTTAACAACAACCTATCTCCAGCCATCAAAGTTTTCAACTAGCCACCTTCATTGTTAAAGACAACCCCATCACcaaaccaggaaaaaaattacTCATTTCCTTCTcccattttgaacaaaaaaatcacaGTGTCCATTCTTTTTTCCCTCTCGTTAAGGACCTTATCTTTCCCAACTCTTGACCAAAAATCAACAACCAAACAACACCCCCTCTTGCATCCCTCATAACTTTCCTCTCTaccattgttttttatattagtcATCAACCATGTCTGCCAACCTCAACCCCATAGTGACCACCGCTGCCACTAGTAGTGGAAGAGAAATTAACAATCTCTCATCATCTTGCCATTCGAGCCTCTGCTCCAGTAACCTAGAAGACATCTAAGATCACCATTATTTACTCTCCTGAACTCAAAATCAACAACCCAAAAGCTAACCCTCTTCACTACTAAACCAGTGAGCACCAACACACcctgtttttctctcttcatcATCAACCATGAATGTTAGCAATTCTAGCCAATAGCTCCAGCCCACACAATCAACACAACTCAACATTCAACTGATAACCCCCCCCCGCATTTAGTGTCTCCTTATTATAGTAGTAAGAGAGGCCCATTCGCttatttcatctttctttttttgaccATCGTTAACCACCACCCATGACAACCCAACACAACTAGCAACTCCCTTTCTTTTCAACGATAACCACttgtaaaaaccaaaaaaaaaaaaaaagaagaagaagaaagtgaaactaaaaattatatatgtaaaaaaaatgaaaataaaatgaactatttgtggatttttcttgattttgtagGTAGCGGTATCTCTCACCGCAactccaaaaagaaaaataaagagatgtTCCCGatccatcaatttttttgtctTCACCAAAGGCACTGCATGGCTCCACTCACAACCAGTGGTGGTGGCACATGGAGCATAAACGCCACCACTATTTCTATACTTTTAAGGTCTTCAGTCACTGTTCCTAAGTTctcaataatgtttttcaaattattttcgaCCTTCAAAAGTCAATTTTACAAAGTTTAGATGATTAATATGTGCGCTtgaattattgttaatttttgaattttggttaTTCGTAAACATGTAATTGTAGAGTGTGTGAGTAATtggggggaagaaaaaaaaaaaggtgtttgtgtgtttgcattttgttttattttgtgttaaataaatggtaaaaaaaaaggattaaagataaaaaaaaaattaattaattaaccaaatgttttaattacataaatccttaaaattatttgagcattattttaaaatctaaaatattttgacatgttttaaaaatattgcatgGATTTTATAACAAGTTTGTACTCAAAGGATTTTGGCCTATattttaatatccaaaatattattatggataataatttattgttaatcactttaatataaagataaaaacttgTATGAGGttgatattcaaaatattattgggaatggTACATTTCAATCACTCATAATATGaggataaaaaactataatgaattttatttgaaatattatttgtaatgaTGTAGTAGCCAAAAACTCTAAGTTTTAACACTAATTGATGAATCCACACCAAGATTGTTTCATCACCTGAAAATatgtcatttttaatattttttcacttaaaaatatgttattttcaagatttttcttgGTGAAATTACCTCACCAACACCAAGAATTTCTACTTAACTCTCAAAGATTTATAAAAGTGATTTTGTTATCATAACTAACTCTCAATAGAGTTGAGAATAGAATTGAAAGTTCTAATATCTCTATATCTCACAAGATAGAACTTATAAGATTTGAATGTGTTTAAGTATTCCGTGAATGAGATCGAATACTTTTGTGCTAGATTATAAAGGTTTAATAGCACTAATTAGAGTATAATCAATGATTgaaaactaaatatttataactGTTATAATCTCACTAACGACTTAAATAGTTGATCGATTCAAATTGGTCATGCCAATCGATTGGTCCATTCCTGTAGAATTCTTAGGTGTTCATCACTGATGAATGTTAGGTTAACCTGTTGATTTGGTTATTCTAAATAGTTAATAGGTTAATGTAAAATTCCAGTTTTAACAGATTAACTTTGGTGAATTCTTAAAACTATCTATCTTAGATATTATCGTATGATTTACCAATCATTTAAATGTATGCCTAGTGAAGTTTGTGAGTTCATTTTAATGGTTCATGTAAAGATTTACATTAAGCACTTAAAATGAATACTTAATATAAATCTTCACTTTGCTTTCTTCTCGAACTCTTTGATTGATTTCTTCACAAGATTCACTATGCTTGTTGATATGTTCTTTgaataaatatgtttaaaacTTATTATCAATAAGGCATATTATCagtccattttttattttattgttatcatcaaaataaatataaaaacatgaatattaGACCTAAAAGTCAACAAtccctttgttttttataatgacAATATTAGGAATAATCT
This Populus alba chromosome 7, ASM523922v2, whole genome shotgun sequence DNA region includes the following protein-coding sequences:
- the LOC118047820 gene encoding uncharacterized protein; this translates as MDRNGILGWTLICVLVAGVGGQAPAATPTSTPATPTTPSVPLAAPAKAPAKPTTPAPVSSPPAVTPVASSPKQTVPTPVATPLATPPPAVTPVSSPPAPVPVSSPPEKSPPSPVPVAPPTSSPVAAPTAEVPAPTPSKKKPKKAPAPGPALLSPPAPPTEAPGPSAESMSPGSIADDSGAGRTRCFQKIAGGLALGWGLLALIF